From the genome of Eucalyptus grandis isolate ANBG69807.140 chromosome 2, ASM1654582v1, whole genome shotgun sequence, one region includes:
- the LOC104433312 gene encoding clavaminate synthase-like protein At3g21360 → MESSTGKDFKIGECQGQKVVDGEVMPLVLLPPEPAKADTESLVAALKKNREWFDQMIIKNSAVLLRGFDVKNAEDFNEIVEACGWADIRYIGPAPRTHIYKRVWTANEGPLSEFIYYHHEMVLFKENPKKVILFCEVPPPEGGETPFVPSFRVTERMLEEFPEEVEEMEKKGLMYTFTAPSANNISSMRGRGWQDAFGTPDPAEAERRVKAMGMDVEWLPDGGLKTIIRPRSLTRVFEGRKGRRMWYNTVVGMHGKEISSATMIDGTEIPDHVVKRCGEILDEESIQFKWEKGDVLFFDNMALLHGRRPSLPPRKVLVATCK, encoded by the exons ATGGAATCCTCCACCGGCAAGGACTTCAAGATCGGAGAGTGCCAAGGCCAGAAGGTGGTCGACGGCGAGGTGATGCCCCTCGTCCTGCTCCCGCCAGAGCCCGCCAAAGCTGACACCGAGTCCCTCGTCGCAGCTCTGAAGAAGAACCGGGAATGGTTCGACCAGATGATCATCAAGAACAGCGCAGTTCTGCTCCGTGGCTTCGACGTGAAGAACGCCGAGGACTTCAATGAGATCGTCGAGGCTTGTGGATGGGCGGACATCCGCTACATCGGGCCCGCGCCGAGGACTCACATCTACAAGCGGGTTTGGACAGCGAACGAGGGCCCGCTGTCGGAGTTCATATACTACCACCATGAGATGGTTCTG TTCAAGGAAAACCCCAAGAAGGTGATACTATTCTGCGAGGTGCCACCACCAGAGGGCGGGGAGACACCATTCGTGCCGAGTTTCCGGGTGACAGAGCGGATGTTGGAGGAGTTCccggaggaggtggaggaaaTGGAGAAGAAGGGGCTGATGTACACCTTCACTGCCCCGAGCGCAAATAACATTTCCTCCATGAGGGGCCGCGGTTGGCAGGATGCTTTTGGCACCCCAGACCCAGCCGAAGCCGAGAGAAG GGTGAAGGCCATGGGAATGGATGTCGAATGGCTGCCCGACGGCGGACTGAAGACGATCATCCGCCCACGATCCCTCACGAGGGTGTTCGAGGggagaaaagggaggaggatgTGGTACAACACGGTGGTGGGGATGCACGGGAAGGAGATCAGCTCGGCCACGATGATCGACGGGACCGAGATCCCGGACCACGTGGTGAAGCGATGCGGCGAGATCCTCGACGAGGAGAGCATCCAATTCAAGTGGGAGAAGGGCGACGTCCTCTTCTTCGACAACATGGCCTTGCTCCATGGACGCAGGCCATCGCTCCCGCCAAGGAAAGTGTTGGTGGCGACTTGCAAGTGA